One region of Streptococcus parasanguinis genomic DNA includes:
- a CDS encoding DegV family protein: MKWKIIADSGCDYRSLDNLAPDTEFVSVPLTIQVGETIYTDDVQLNIDQMMEEMYATATASKSACPSPDDYMKSFEGADNIFVVTITGTLSGSYNSAEVAKKIYLEEHPNTNIHVINSLSAGGEVDLIVRKLNQLVAEGLDFDQVVDVITTYQSKTKLLFVLAKVDNLVKNGRLSKLIGTVVGLLNIRMVGEASKTGTLELLQKARGQKKAIKAAFDELIKAGYKGGHITIAHRNNEKFIEQFSELVREKFAHAMIEVLPTSGLCSFYAEEGGLLMGYEI, encoded by the coding sequence ATGAAATGGAAAATTATTGCGGATTCAGGCTGTGACTACCGCTCTTTGGACAACCTGGCACCAGATACGGAGTTTGTCAGTGTCCCACTGACCATCCAAGTGGGAGAAACTATCTACACAGATGATGTCCAACTCAATATCGATCAGATGATGGAGGAGATGTATGCGACTGCGACTGCATCTAAGTCTGCCTGCCCAAGTCCGGATGATTACATGAAGTCTTTTGAAGGGGCGGATAATATCTTCGTTGTTACCATCACAGGGACCCTTTCTGGTAGTTACAATAGTGCCGAGGTGGCCAAGAAAATTTATCTGGAAGAGCATCCGAATACCAATATTCACGTCATTAATAGCTTGTCAGCTGGGGGCGAGGTGGACCTAATCGTTCGCAAGCTCAACCAGTTGGTCGCTGAAGGTCTCGATTTTGATCAAGTGGTTGATGTGATCACTACTTATCAGTCTAAAACCAAGTTGCTCTTTGTTTTGGCTAAGGTCGATAATCTGGTCAAAAATGGGCGTCTCAGCAAATTGATCGGGACTGTTGTCGGACTCCTCAATATCCGGATGGTCGGAGAAGCTAGTAAGACGGGTACCCTTGAGTTGCTTCAAAAAGCACGGGGACAAAAGAAAGCTATCAAGGCTGCTTTTGATGAACTAATCAAGGCGGGTTATAAGGGCGGACATATTACCATCGCCCACCGCAACAATGAAAAATTTATCGAGCAATTCTCTGAATTGGTTCGTGAGAAATTCGCCCATGCAATGATCGAAGTCCTCCCTACTTCTGGACTTTGTAGTTTCTATGCTGAAGAAGGCGGACTCCTTATGGGATATGAGATTTAA